In Prochlorococcus marinus XMU1404, the following proteins share a genomic window:
- a CDS encoding SDR family NAD(P)-dependent oxidoreductase, protein MIKNKNILITGGNSGIGFFAVINLLKTKNNLFIIIKSELRKKEFIKKIEKYFDKNYLSNYLNIIENSDLSDLENITKIKDYFVSKKIVLDVVVLNAGLQYTGSFYPKVSKQGIELTFAVNHLAHFYLVNILKEFIRDNEDSRIIITSSDVHDPKSSGGNIGKRAGLNNLNNFRKKISREFLNFNADESYKNSKLCNILFAKELAKKLKISSSKISVITWAPGLVIPNDESGFFRYSKRFNLFGYLIFSKVAKNILGISESTENAGKILSEIVLDSNLNNIGFMHLSNKLISFKKHKLVESNVSDEANSPELASKLWILSEEICGSFGFITFNI, encoded by the coding sequence ATGATTAAAAATAAGAATATTTTAATTACTGGAGGAAATTCAGGTATAGGGTTTTTTGCAGTTATTAATTTACTAAAGACTAAAAATAATTTATTTATCATTATTAAATCTGAATTAAGAAAGAAAGAATTTATCAAAAAAATTGAGAAATATTTCGATAAAAATTATCTAAGTAATTATTTAAATATTATTGAAAATTCTGATCTATCTGATCTAGAGAATATTACAAAAATTAAAGATTATTTTGTTAGTAAAAAGATTGTTTTAGATGTAGTTGTTTTAAATGCAGGATTACAATATACAGGTTCTTTTTACCCTAAAGTATCTAAACAAGGGATAGAACTAACTTTTGCAGTAAATCATCTTGCACATTTTTATTTGGTAAACATCTTAAAAGAATTTATTAGAGATAACGAAGATTCTAGAATCATTATTACATCATCTGATGTTCACGACCCCAAAAGCTCAGGTGGAAATATAGGAAAGAGAGCAGGACTTAATAATCTAAATAATTTTAGAAAAAAAATTTCTAGGGAATTTTTAAATTTTAATGCTGATGAATCTTATAAAAATAGTAAGTTATGTAATATTTTATTTGCCAAAGAACTTGCAAAAAAATTAAAAATATCCTCTAGTAAAATTTCTGTAATTACTTGGGCTCCTGGTCTCGTAATACCAAATGATGAATCAGGTTTTTTTAGATATAGTAAACGTTTTAACCTATTTGGATATTTGATTTTTTCTAAAGTCGCAAAAAATATTTTAGGAATTTCTGAAAGTACAGAAAATGCAGGAAAGATACTTTCTGAAATCGTACTTGATTCAAATTTAAATAATATTGGTTTTATGCATTTAAGTAATAAACTTATATCTTTTAAAAAACATAAATTAGTTGAAAGTAATGTGAGTGATGAAGCAAATAGTCCTGAGTTGGCATCAAAACTCTGGATTTTAAGTGAAGAGATTTGCGGATCATTTGGCTTTATTACTTTCAATATTTAA
- a CDS encoding mechanosensitive ion channel family protein, protein MKLVTENFLLAISIFIIGILFSIIISKLSKIFFKKISKKTKTNFDDFIFEVISGIIKPIGFLLSFYFSIDYLFADEITFISVLLNILKLFILIIFIKALNKVLIRSLTESTSKINDSSISSMISSLTPLIKALTWTIGSIFFLQNIGVQMTAIWALLSAGGIGAGLALKDPVQEFFEYITILLDKPFQKGEFIKSDGVLGMVERVGVRSSRIRSINGEVIVMSNSALTNGIISNYAQMEKRRLVHKLGVVYETSPKLMKLIPTIIKKIVEETKDASFDRCHFTDFGDFSLNFELVYYIPTNNYLAAMEAQQSINLKIIEEFAVNNIEFAFPTQTLNIESNKAK, encoded by the coding sequence ATGAAATTAGTTACTGAAAACTTCCTTCTTGCAATATCTATTTTTATTATTGGAATTTTATTTTCAATAATAATTTCTAAACTTTCAAAAATATTTTTTAAAAAGATCTCCAAAAAGACAAAAACAAATTTTGATGATTTTATTTTCGAGGTGATCTCCGGAATTATAAAACCTATAGGATTTCTCCTTTCATTTTATTTTTCAATTGACTATTTATTTGCTGATGAAATAACTTTTATCTCTGTTCTATTGAATATCCTGAAATTATTTATATTAATTATTTTTATAAAAGCTCTAAACAAAGTTTTAATAAGATCTTTAACAGAATCGACATCGAAAATTAATGATTCCTCAATCAGTTCAATGATATCTTCGCTAACTCCTTTGATAAAAGCATTAACGTGGACTATTGGTTCAATATTTTTCTTACAAAATATAGGTGTTCAAATGACTGCTATTTGGGCTTTACTAAGTGCGGGCGGCATTGGAGCAGGATTGGCTTTGAAAGATCCAGTCCAGGAGTTTTTCGAATATATAACAATTTTACTTGATAAACCTTTTCAAAAAGGTGAGTTTATAAAATCTGATGGAGTCCTAGGAATGGTTGAAAGAGTAGGAGTAAGATCCTCAAGGATAAGAAGTATTAATGGAGAAGTAATAGTAATGAGCAACAGCGCACTAACAAATGGCATAATTTCAAATTACGCACAAATGGAAAAAAGGAGGTTAGTGCATAAATTGGGAGTTGTTTATGAAACCTCACCAAAACTTATGAAATTGATTCCAACAATAATAAAAAAAATAGTTGAAGAGACAAAAGATGCTTCTTTTGATAGATGTCATTTCACAGATTTTGGCGACTTCAGTCTTAATTTCGAACTTGTTTATTACATACCAACAAATAATTATCTTGCTGCAATGGAAGCTCAACAATCAATAAATTTAAAAATAATTGAGGAATTTGCAGTTAATAATATTGAGTTTGCATTCCCAACACAAACCTTAAATATTGAAAGTAATAAAGCCAAATGA
- a CDS encoding hydrolase has product MKDYESSSKKISPKVNALLIIDIQGKIIKPIFNKDSIIKNIKNLINAYQILEENIIVSEQNPLKLGVTIPESLPKTSFKKIEKMEFSLANIPEFIKELKNKKITNLIVCGIETHICIQQTVLDCLQKGFEVILISDAMSSRNRLDHEIALQRMTQRGAILTTTESIIFELCKTADRKEFKEIRNIIIS; this is encoded by the coding sequence ATGAAGGATTATGAAAGCTCCTCTAAAAAAATATCGCCAAAAGTAAACGCGTTGCTAATTATTGATATTCAGGGAAAAATAATAAAACCAATTTTTAATAAGGATTCAATAATCAAAAACATCAAAAATCTTATAAATGCTTACCAAATTCTAGAGGAAAACATAATTGTATCAGAACAGAACCCACTCAAATTGGGAGTAACAATCCCTGAATCATTACCTAAAACAAGTTTTAAAAAAATTGAAAAGATGGAATTTAGCCTAGCTAACATACCAGAATTTATAAAAGAACTTAAAAATAAAAAAATTACAAATTTGATAGTTTGTGGTATCGAAACGCATATTTGTATTCAACAAACAGTTTTAGATTGTTTACAAAAAGGATTTGAAGTTATCCTAATATCAGATGCCATGAGCAGTCGGAATAGGTTAGATCACGAAATAGCATTACAGAGAATGACTCAGAGGGGGGCAATTTTAACAACTACTGAATCAATAATTTTTGAATTATGCAAAACTGCGGATAGAAAAGAATTTAAAGAAATTAGAAACATAATAATTAGTTAA
- a CDS encoding Fur family transcriptional regulator, whose amino-acid sequence MSLSSQYNVITSPLGDGLHKDGKRLTPQRLKVLNLFENIGSGKHLSAEEVHEKLVKSSSKVSLATIYRTLRLLVQMGLLHELELSEGGHRYELLSNETPDHHHLICIRCGRTEEFENDEVLEAGRVAAKVNGFKLIESSLNVRAICPNCI is encoded by the coding sequence TTGTCATTATCCTCTCAATACAATGTCATTACATCCCCTCTCGGCGATGGTTTACATAAAGATGGGAAGAGGTTAACTCCACAAAGGCTTAAAGTTCTAAATTTGTTTGAAAATATTGGCTCTGGGAAACATCTTAGTGCTGAAGAGGTTCATGAGAAGTTAGTCAAATCAAGTTCCAAAGTCTCACTTGCAACAATTTATAGAACTTTAAGACTTTTAGTGCAAATGGGTTTGCTTCATGAATTGGAGCTTAGTGAAGGAGGACACAGATATGAATTGCTTAGTAACGAGACGCCTGATCATCATCACTTGATTTGTATTAGATGTGGAAGAACAGAAGAATTCGAAAATGACGAAGTTTTAGAAGCAGGAAGAGTTGCAGCAAAAGTTAATGGATTTAAACTAATTGAATCATCTTTAAATGTAAGAGCGATATGTCCTAATTGCATTTAG
- the arsS gene encoding arsenosugar biosynthesis radical SAM (seleno)protein ArsS (Some members of this family are selenoproteins.) produces the protein MKEKFPSIYKEPIETLQINIGYKCNQACKHCHVNSSPLRTEKMSNEIISLIPKIIDKYKIKTLDITGGAPELHPEFKNLIASLSTKQVDIIDRCNLTIFFEEGYEDIPQFLAKNKVIVTASLPCYEKDNVEFQRGIGVFKKSINAIKILNDLGYGKKDNGLQLNLVYNPVNPILPPSQEILEKDYKKILFEKYNIVFNSLYTITNMPINRYEESLRREGKLNTYYKLLKENFNEKNLENLMCKKTISVNWLGEIYDCDFNQQINFRENKGPKTLSDLLDESFAFDYGVAVKEHCFACTAGAGSSCGGTLS, from the coding sequence ATGAAAGAAAAATTCCCCTCAATATACAAAGAACCTATAGAAACATTGCAAATCAATATAGGTTATAAATGCAATCAGGCTTGTAAGCATTGTCATGTCAATTCAAGTCCCCTAAGGACTGAAAAGATGTCTAATGAAATAATATCTCTTATTCCAAAAATAATTGATAAGTACAAAATCAAGACTTTAGATATAACAGGTGGCGCGCCAGAACTGCATCCAGAATTTAAAAACCTAATAGCTAGTTTGAGCACAAAACAAGTTGATATTATTGATAGATGCAATTTAACAATTTTCTTTGAAGAAGGTTATGAAGATATTCCTCAATTTCTTGCAAAGAATAAAGTAATAGTTACTGCTTCGCTACCATGTTACGAAAAAGATAATGTTGAGTTTCAAAGAGGTATTGGGGTTTTTAAAAAAAGTATCAATGCTATAAAAATTCTTAATGATTTAGGCTATGGAAAGAAAGACAATGGATTGCAATTAAATCTTGTTTACAATCCGGTAAACCCAATTCTGCCTCCTTCTCAGGAAATATTGGAAAAGGATTATAAAAAAATACTATTCGAAAAATATAATATTGTTTTTAATAGTTTATACACAATAACTAATATGCCAATAAACAGATATGAAGAATCTCTGAGAAGAGAAGGGAAACTAAATACTTATTACAAATTACTAAAAGAAAATTTTAATGAAAAAAATTTAGAAAATCTTATGTGCAAAAAAACTATTAGTGTAAATTGGCTAGGAGAAATTTATGATTGTGACTTTAACCAACAGATAAATTTCCGAGAGAATAAAGGACCAAAGACACTTTCTGATCTGTTGGATGAATCATTCGCTTTTGACTACGGCGTAGCGGTAAAAGAACATTGTTTTGCGTGCACTGCAGGTGCAGGATCAAGTTGCGGAGGGACTTTAAGTTAA